AGAGGGCTCCACAGCCGCTCCCACGGCGGGGTTGCATTTTACTGCGGAGCTTCTGGAAGAGCTGAAGGCTCAGGGGGTGGGCGTCGTCAAGGTGACGCTGCATATCGGGGCGAGCACGTTTCGGCCGGTGCGCTCCGAGACGCTGGACGGCCACCGGCTGGAAGGAGAGTGGATCTCTGTCAGCCCGGAGGCTGCGGATGTCATCAACAATGCGCAGGGACGCGTAATCGCCGTCGGAACGACCTCCGTCAGGACGCTGGAGGCGGCGGCTGCGGGGCCTGGCCGGGTCAGGGCGGTGGAAGGCGAGACCGACCTTTTCATCAAGCCCGGACACCGGTTTCAGGTGGTGGAGGGGATGGTCACCAACTTCCACATGCCCCGCTCGACGCTTTTGGTGCTGGTCTGTGCGTTCGCAGGCCGGGAGAAAGTTTTGCACGCTTATCAGGAGGCGGTTCGGGAACGGTACCGGTTCCTGAGTCTGGGCGACGCCATGATGATCCTTTGAGGATCTGAGACACTGTGGCACGGCGTCGCCCCGGCCCGCTGCCGCGGTTCCGGGACACGCGGCAAAGCTTGCGGGAGACGAACGGAGGTTCAGGACGATGCGGCTGGAGGATTGGTACAAATACGTCGAACAGCTCGAGAAAGGGCAACAGGAGGTGACTTCTCCTGAGCAGCCTGCGGTGCCCCCGGAAAAGGCATCCGCAGAAGCAACTGCGGCCGGTCTGGCTGAACAGTCCCCCGCACACAGCGCTCCGCCCACGCGATCCGTCGAGCGGAGCGAAGACGACGCTCCAGCCCTGACAGGCAGCCTGTTCGAGAGGGATGTGGTGCTTGCCCGGCCGATTCCACCATCGGCAGCGTCTTCTGCGGCTCCGGCGTCCGAGGCATCGCCCGTCCCACCCATCACCCCGGGGGATCTGGACATTCCGGAGATAGAGGAGTTCCTTCCCTTCCTGAAAGAAACGGACGGGAAGGATGCCGTAAAGCCCGAGGCGGCTGCCGCTCCCGCACAGCCACCTGTGACGACGGCCAAGCCATCTGCGGCACCGGCGCCGTCCATCGCTCCGGAAGCCGCCACGGGAGGGAGAATTGGCGGAGATGCCTCCACTCAGGGCACCCGCCAGCCAGCCACGCCGGTCCAGAAGCCGTCGCCTGAGTCCGCTGCGGCGACTCCAGAACATAAAGCGACTCCCGCTCCGGCAACGCCGCCCACGGGAACGGCCGCTCAGGCCGAGCAGCCTGCCGTGCGTAAGTCACCTGAGGAGAGAATAGAGAAGCCCGTGCCGCCCCCTGCTACGCAACCGGCAGGCGCGGCCAAGGCTCCGGCCACGGCCGCAAGGCCGCAGAGACCGGCGCCGCGGCCAGCCCCGGCGGCCCCGCCGGTCCGGGAGGCCGGGGTGGAGGAAGAAGAACAGGCGGCGGAGCCGGTCTGGAACCGTTTGCCCGCGCATCTGCAGGCATTCGCCAGCATGCAGGTGGAGGAGGTGGCCCAGCGATCCTACAAACGCGGCTTCCGCGAGTCGCGCCAGGAGCTGCTGGCGCGGCTGCTGGATCCGCCTCTGTCGCTCGAGGAAGCGGCGCGCATCCTGAACGTGTGTCCCACCACCGTGCGCCGCTACACAAACCGCGGGCTTCTGCCGCACTTCCGCACGGCGGGCAATCAGAGGCGGTTCCGATTCAGCGACATCGTGGCTTTCATGGAATCCCAGCAGAACGCAGGCCGCAGGAAGCGCGTCCGGAGGACGGGGGACGAGACTGAGAACGCCGATTCCTGACAGGCAGCGGGTGGGTCCCGTTTGAAAATCGCGGTCTTTTCCGAGAGCTTCGAGCCGGTCATCAATGGAGTCTCCGTCTCCATCTCGCTTCTGGCAGGCCGGCTGGAGGCTCTGGGGCACGAGGTCTATTGCTTCGCGCCGCGCTATCCCGGTCATACGGACGCATCTCCCAGGGTGTTCCGCTTTCCCAGCGTGCGCGCGCCCGGTGTTCCGGATTATCCTCTGGCCCTCCCGTGGAGCGGCGGGCTGTTCCGCGTGTTCCGGGATCTGGCCCCGGACGTGGTGCACACGCACACGCCGTTCGCGCTGGGACTGCGCGGACAGAAGTGGGCCGCCAAGCTGGGGATCCCTCTCGTGTCCACCAACCACACGCTCTATACGGAGTATGTCCACTACATCCGCCCGGTCCCGCCGGCGTTGATGCGCTTCCTCGCCGTCTGGTGGATGCGGCGCTATTACAACCGCTGCCACCACGTTATCGTTCCGAGCGCTGCCACCGGGCGCAGGCTGGAGTCCTACGGGGTGCGCACGCCCTGGACCGCCATCCCCACGGGGATCTCCTTCCCAGATGCTCCGGAGGGAGTGGACGGGCGAAGCGTAGTCGGGGCGTCTGCGGACGAGAGGATCCTGCTGTATCTGGGACGCATCGCGCGGGAGAAGAATCTGGATCTCCTGCTGGACGCCTTCCGCATCATCTCAAACAGGGTGGCATCCGCGCGGCTGGTGGTGGTGGGCGGAGGGCCGTATCTGGAGCGATGCCGGGAGCGAACGGCCGGCATGCGCCTGAACGGGCGGGTCACCTTCACCGGCCCGTTGCCGCGGGAAGTGCTGCCCGCGGTGTTCCGCGCCGCGGATCTGTTCCTCTTCCCCTCGACCACTGAGACCCAGGGACTGGTGGTGGGCGAAGCCGCCCTGCACGGCCTGCCGTGTGTGGCCGTGGATGCCGGAGGAACGCCGGAGTTCGTCCGGCACGGCGAGACCGGCCTGCTGGTGCGGCCGGATGCGCAGGAGTTCGCGGCCGCGGCGCTGGAGCTGCTGGAGGACCGGGAGCGCAGGGAGGCATTCTCGCGCGCCGCCCGGGATTTCGCTGCCACGCTTACCGTGGATGGGATGGCTCGCAGGGTTCTGGAAGTTTACCAAAAGGTGACAGGGGAGCGAGGCGCGGGCTCTTGATGGACGGCGGATGTAAGGCATATCCTGCAGAATACACGAAGAGGAAGGATTGAGGATTTGCTGAAGCGGCTGGCTACTGCGCCTTCGCGCGCGATGCGTGCTCTGTATGACTGGACCATCGGATGGTCGCGCACGCGCCATGCCCCGTGGGCGCTGTTCGGGATCGCCTTCGCGGAAAGCTCCTTCTTCCCCGTCCCCCCCGATGTGCTGCTTATTCCCATGGCCCTGGCTGCCCCCCGGCGGTGGTGGTTGACGGCTCTCATCTGCACCGCCGGATCGGTGGCGGGCGCAGCGCTTGGCTATTATATCGGGCTTGCATTCTACGAGACGGTGGGCGTGCGAATCGTGGACTTCTATGACCTTCACGCCGCGATGGAGACCGTGGGGCGGAAGTACTCGGAGAACGCATTCGCTGCTGTCTTCACCGCCGCGTTCACGCCCATTCCGTTCAAGGTGTTCACCATCGCTGGTGGAGTATTCCAGATCCCCCTGCCAATGCTGCTGGCGGGCTCGGTGGTGGGGCGTGCCGGGCGGTTCTTCCTGGTGGCCGGACTGCTGCGGCTCTTCGGTGAGCCGGTGCAGCGCTTTATCGAAAAGTATTTCGATATTCTGTCGCTCGTCTTTGTGGCCCTGCTGATCGGCGGGTTCGTGGTGGTAAAGATGATGGGCGGAGGGCACTAGGGTTACCGCTATGCAGCCAAGGCTCCAACGACGACCGTCACTGGCGGGCCGGCCGGAATCCGGCATCTTCCTGGCGCTTGTAGTGATGGTCGCCGTCGTCGCGGCGCTGAACCCCAGGGCCTTTTTTCAGTCTTACTCGCTGAATCTCTGGCTTTTCTCGCTGTCGCTCTACGGCATTCTTGCCATCGGCGAGATGCTGGTCGTTCTGACGGGAGGGATAGACCTCTCCCCCGGATCGCTCATTGCACTGATGGGGGTTCTCTCCGCGCTGGCGGTCAAGGCGCTGGTTGCAGCCGGTATGAACCCGGGGCTTGCCGTGGCGGTTGCAGTGGCGGCCACGCTGGCTGCCGGGGCGCTGATCGGGCTGGGACACGCATTCTATATCAACCGGCTGGGCGTGCCGCCGTTCATCATCACTCTGGGGACGCTTATCATCGCACGCGGTGTGGCGGAGCTGATCACGCGGGGAAGCACCATCAGCGGGCTGCCGGAGGAGTTCAAGGCCATCGGGGCGAACGGCTCTGCCCACGTTCCCGGCCTTCCGTTCTTGCCCGTGGCGGGAGTGATCTTCGCGGTCATCGCGGTGGCCGCCCATCTGCTGGCTCAGAAGACCCGCCTGGGGCGGCAGATCTACGCCGTGGGCGGCAACGCGGAGGCCGCCCGCCTGTCGGGGGTCAATGTGGAGGGTGTCCGAGCGTTCTGCTACGGGGCGAGCGCGGCAGCCGCGTCCCTGGCGGGCGTGCTGTACGCGTCCAGCGTCACCATCGGCGACCCGAAGGCCGGTCTGGCCTACGAACTTACGGCCATCGCCGCGGTGGTGATCGGCGGCACCAGCCTGATGGGTGGAGTGGGGACTGTGCCTGGCACCGTTCTGGGTGCGGCCATCATGAGCCTGCTTCCGCTGGGGCTCACATACATCCGCGTGGAGGCGTGGTGGCAATCCATCAGCACGGGCGCCGTGGTGGTGCTGGCTGTGACTGTGGACAGCATCCGCCGCAGACGCCGGGAGGGCGCTCCCCGGCGGGGGGAGCAGGAATAGAACCTGCCGACGGGGAACTTTCCGCCAAACGCTGCGGGGACGCCCGTGCCCCGACGGTCGCGAAGGGAGCTTCGAAGATGATGCTTCAAGTCCGGACGATGGCGATTGTGGCCGCGGCGGGTCTGATGCTTACCGGTTGTGCGCGGGAGGCGACGCCGCCTGCGGCTCCCGAAGGAGAATCCGGCACGGTCATCGGAGGGCTAGGCAAGTCCATCCATCCGTTCTGGGACCAGGTTGAAAAGGGCATGCGCGACGCCGCCGAGCCTCAGGGCATTCAGGTGGAGTTCTACGTCCCCACCAAGGAAGACGCCCGAAAGCAGGCCGAGAAGATCAAGAGCTGGGTGGCCGTGGGGGTTTCCGGCATACTGTTCGCAGCATCGGATCCGGAGACGGTGGGGCCGGCCATCAAGGACGCCACGGCACGCAACATTCCTTGCGTGGCCATGGACACGGACGCTCCGGACAGCGGGCGGCTGGCCTACGTTGGCACCGACAACTATGAGGCCGGCAAGGTGGCCGCGCGCGTGCTGGGCGACCTGCTGAAGGGGAAGGGAAAGGTCTGCATCGCCACGGGGTCACTGACCGCGTCCAACTCCCTGGAGCGGATCCGGGGGTTCAAAGAGGTGCTGGCCAAGGATTACCCGGGCATCACCGTGCTCCCGGAGATCCTGGTGGACAACGAGGACCGGGCGGTGGCGGAGCAGAAGGCGAAGGCCAAGATCGCCGCGGAGCCGGACCTTGCGGCGTTCTTCGGGGTGTATGCCCTGAACGGTCCGGCCTGCGCAAACGCGGTGAAGGGCGCGGGAAAGCAGGGGAAGATCCGGGTGGTGTGCTTCGATACGACTGCGGAGCACATGAATATGCTAAAATCCGGGATGATAGACGCCGCCGTGGGGCAGCGTCCGTATCTGATGGGCAAGAAAGGCCTGGAGCTGCTCGCGCTCGTCATCAAGAAGGGGCCGGAGGAGGCGCTCAAGGAGATGGGCGCGAAGAACGGCTCCATCGACACCGGCGTGGATGTGGTCCGCCGGGAAGATGTCGAGGAGTATCGGGCCAGGCTGAAAGACCTGGGCATCCCCGTGGAGGGCTGGTAAAGGCGGAAAGCCGTTTTGCGTGAGCCTTCAGGTAGGAGGCCAGAAGGCGACCTTGAGACTGAAGAAGATACAGATCCGCGGGTTCAAGACCTTCGCGGATACCACGGAGATTGAGTTTACGCCAGGGATTACGGCGGTCGTCGGGCCGAACGGCTCAGGGCAAGAGCAACATCTCCGACGCCATCGCGTGGGTGATGGGCGAGACCAACGTCCGCAACCTGCGCGCCACCCGCACCGAGGACGTCATCTTCAACGGCAGCGCCGCCCGAAAGCCGGTGGGGCTGGCCGAAGTCACCCTCACACTGGACAACTCCAGCGGCAGGCTGCCCATCGGCTTCTCCGAGGTGACCATCACCCGGCGCGCCTTCCGCTCCGGCGATAGCGAATACTTCATCAACAAAGTCCCCTGCCGTCTGCGCGACATCTATGAGCTGTTCCTGGACTCCGGCGCGGGTGGCGGGGCGTACTCCATGATCAGCCAGGGCGAGGTGGACGCGCTGCTGACCGGCAAACCGGAGGATCGCCGGGAGCTGCTGGAGGAGGCCGCCGGCGTCAAGAAGTACCGCCACCGCCGCAACGAGACCTGCCGCAAGCTGGAGCACACCCGCGAGAACCTCTCGCGCGTGGACGACATCATGAACGAGCTCCAGGCGCAGATGGAGCCTCTGGCGGAGCAGGCGGAGAAGGCCATCCGCTACCGCGAGCTGACCACCCGGCTCCGGGAGATCGAGGTGGGGCTGCTGGTCTCCCGCGTGCAGACGCTGAACGGCGAGATCGAGGAGTGGCGCTCACGCGACGGCGAACTGCGGGACGAGTTGGCCGCTCTGGAGCGGCGCATCATCGAGCAGACGCAGGAGGAGGAGCGCTGCTCGGAATCGGCGCGGAAGGCTCGCGAGGAGCTGGAGGCGGCTCACGAGACCCTGTCGCGGGCTCAGAGCCGGGCCGAGCGGCTGCGGTCGGACCTGGCGCTGGCGCAGGCGCGCAGACAGTCCGCCGAGGAGACGCGCCGACGTCTGACGCTGGAGATCGCAAGCCTGTCCTCACGCGTGCAGGAGCTTGCAGGAGCGCTCGTCCCGTTCCGGGGAGGAACTGCAGGAAGTGCTTGCCCGGCGGTCCGACCCTTGAGGAAGAGGTCCGCAGGGCGCGGGAGATGAGCGACGGGGTGGCGGCGAAACTGGCGGACTGCGAGGAGGAGCTTGCCCGCCACGAGTCCGGCGCCCGCGGACTGGCGGAGGACAAGGCAGCTCAGCGGAGCCGCCTGGAGAGCTGCCGGGCGCGGATGCGACAGCTCGAAGAGGAGGCTACCGCGCTTCTGAGGCGGCAGGCGGAGCTTGAGGAGCGCCGGGGGCAGCGTTCGGCGGAGGCCGGGGAGGCTTCAGGCTGCCGCCGCTGGCCTGGAGGAGCGCCTGCGGACTCTGGACCGCGAACTGGAGCAGGCGCGCTCGGCGGCCGAGCGGCTTGCTGCAAGCCTGCGTGACGAAAGCGCGCGCTCTGGAGGAGATCACGCGGGAACATCTGGAGCAGTCCAGCCGCCTGAAGACCCTCAAGCAGATGCAGGAGGCAGGCGAAGGTCTGTATGCGGGCGTGCGCGCGGTACTTGCGGCATCCCGGCAGGGACGCCTGCAACGTGGGTATGCCATGGTGGCTGACGTCCTGGAGGTCCCCGACCACCTGGATCATGCTATCGAAGCGGCTCTGGGCGGAGCGCTTCAGGATATCGCGGTGCGCGATTTCAGCCTGGTGCGGGAGGCGATCGAATACCTGAAGCAGGGCGGGCACGGCCGGGCGACGTTTTTGCCGATGGACCGTCTGGAGCGCCCGGAAGTGCTGCCCG
The sequence above is drawn from the Armatimonadota bacterium genome and encodes:
- a CDS encoding 1,2-diacylglycerol 3-glucosyltransferase, with protein sequence MKIAVFSESFEPVINGVSVSISLLAGRLEALGHEVYCFAPRYPGHTDASPRVFRFPSVRAPGVPDYPLALPWSGGLFRVFRDLAPDVVHTHTPFALGLRGQKWAAKLGIPLVSTNHTLYTEYVHYIRPVPPALMRFLAVWWMRRYYNRCHHVIVPSAATGRRLESYGVRTPWTAIPTGISFPDAPEGVDGRSVVGASADERILLYLGRIAREKNLDLLLDAFRIISNRVASARLVVVGGGPYLERCRERTAGMRLNGRVTFTGPLPREVLPAVFRAADLFLFPSTTETQGLVVGEAALHGLPCVAVDAGGTPEFVRHGETGLLVRPDAQEFAAAALELLEDRERREAFSRAARDFAATLTVDGMARRVLEVYQKVTGERGAGS
- a CDS encoding sugar ABC transporter permease codes for the protein MQPRLQRRPSLAGRPESGIFLALVVMVAVVAALNPRAFFQSYSLNLWLFSLSLYGILAIGEMLVVLTGGIDLSPGSLIALMGVLSALAVKALVAAGMNPGLAVAVAVAATLAAGALIGLGHAFYINRLGVPPFIITLGTLIIARGVAELITRGSTISGLPEEFKAIGANGSAHVPGLPFLPVAGVIFAVIAVAAHLLAQKTRLGRQIYAVGGNAEAARLSGVNVEGVRAFCYGASAAAASLAGVLYASSVTIGDPKAGLAYELTAIAAVVIGGTSLMGGVGTVPGTVLGAAIMSLLPLGLTYIRVEAWWQSISTGAVVVLAVTVDSIRRRRREGAPRRGEQE
- a CDS encoding cytochrome b561, whose translation is MLKRLATAPSRAMRALYDWTIGWSRTRHAPWALFGIAFAESSFFPVPPDVLLIPMALAAPRRWWLTALICTAGSVAGAALGYYIGLAFYETVGVRIVDFYDLHAAMETVGRKYSENAFAAVFTAAFTPIPFKVFTIAGGVFQIPLPMLLAGSVVGRAGRFFLVAGLLRLFGEPVQRFIEKYFDILSLVFVALLIGGFVVVKMMGGGH
- a CDS encoding sugar ABC transporter substrate-binding protein: MMLQVRTMAIVAAAGLMLTGCAREATPPAAPEGESGTVIGGLGKSIHPFWDQVEKGMRDAAEPQGIQVEFYVPTKEDARKQAEKIKSWVAVGVSGILFAASDPETVGPAIKDATARNIPCVAMDTDAPDSGRLAYVGTDNYEAGKVAARVLGDLLKGKGKVCIATGSLTASNSLERIRGFKEVLAKDYPGITVLPEILVDNEDRAVAEQKAKAKIAAEPDLAAFFGVYALNGPACANAVKGAGKQGKIRVVCFDTTAEHMNMLKSGMIDAAVGQRPYLMGKKGLELLALVIKKGPEEALKEMGAKNGSIDTGVDVVRREDVEEYRARLKDLGIPVEGW
- a CDS encoding hypothetical protein (possible pseudo, frameshifted); the encoded protein is MSLRQGLRRSSGRTAQGKSNISDAIAWVMGETNVRNLRATRTEDVIFNGSAARKPVGLAEVTLTLDNSSGRLPIGFSEVTITRRAFRSGDSEYFINKVPCRLRDIYELFLDSGAGGGAYSMISQGEVDALLTGKPEDRRELLEEAAGVKKYRHRRNETCRKLEHTRENLSRVDDIMNELQAQMEPLAEQAEKAIRYRELTTRLREIEVGLLVSRVQTLNGEIEEWRSRDGELRDELAALERRIIEQTQEEERCSESARKAREELEAAHETLSRAQSRAERLRSDLALAQARRQSAEETRRRLTLEIASLSSRVQELAGALVPFRGGTAGSACPAVRPLRKRSAGRGR